A genome region from Candidatus Zixiibacteriota bacterium includes the following:
- a CDS encoding BamA/TamA family outer membrane protein → MRRLLAFTFIIALATIVEAQPVDRSILRWARNRPIKEIVIDGNQYFSDGRIRKHLYSRTRDFWLALKGDRRSRVQPETRQRDTLEVKYLYLTNGFLDVHVQHSYALRPGDSAAVVNITIAEGPQFFVGSTHLQGGYDRRFQARLLEILSKLKPGEPANLFQLKDTETAMKAFLANRGHPYARIEYAIDPGSLPSSCRIVYNVESDSLVHFGNVIVEVANPLSDGTNRYGRTDEYDDYEVALRELKIKPGAVYRRDDILESQRRLFESGYFTTFQLSPAPNSRDSLNPEFLLRVSERKSAYMTLRLGAAQSEVRDLVWDVSAGAGQRNVWGSRTIEGSLDLSFSAGQDTRLLDNRIRASFQEPWFVGTRTRMVLALDYQPRLKDPVKDFDKESWAVSVAFSRWFGRKLRANLGLEYRKVKLSDIPESEIPLVKEQEGISARRKVYLTLRRDSRDDLFVPRRGSVTEFSGDVYGGFLRGDADFFKLQASWSRYRQVWPGWIAATRVRGAWAEAYSDTRAVPVDQALYLGGASTVRGIEENRLGPLDADGAPLGANYTLVFNQEFRWKTLQFLTVLPLVGDLMTEFPIWQSVFVDVGNAFQREQAIRLNNLAVAYGLGFQLVTPAGPIRVDYAEQLAHDDFDYSHRWHFTILYAF, encoded by the coding sequence GTGAGACGACTGCTGGCTTTCACATTCATCATAGCGCTGGCCACGATAGTAGAGGCCCAGCCGGTAGACAGGTCGATTCTCCGCTGGGCGCGCAACCGACCGATTAAGGAAATTGTGATCGACGGCAACCAGTATTTTTCGGATGGCAGAATTCGCAAGCACCTGTATTCTCGAACGCGAGATTTCTGGTTAGCCCTGAAGGGGGACAGGCGTAGCCGGGTGCAACCCGAAACCCGTCAACGTGACACGCTCGAGGTCAAGTACCTGTACCTGACGAACGGATTCCTGGATGTACATGTGCAACATTCCTATGCTCTCCGCCCGGGCGACTCGGCCGCGGTTGTAAATATCACAATTGCGGAGGGCCCGCAGTTCTTCGTCGGCAGCACTCATCTGCAGGGTGGTTACGATCGGAGGTTTCAGGCCCGCCTGCTCGAAATCCTGTCCAAGCTGAAGCCGGGTGAACCGGCCAATCTGTTTCAACTGAAAGATACCGAAACGGCCATGAAGGCGTTTCTGGCTAATCGCGGCCACCCCTACGCCAGAATCGAATACGCCATCGACCCCGGCAGTCTGCCCTCGAGCTGCCGCATCGTCTATAATGTTGAGTCTGACTCGCTGGTGCATTTCGGGAACGTAATTGTCGAGGTAGCCAATCCACTTTCCGATGGAACGAACCGATACGGGCGCACCGATGAGTACGACGACTACGAAGTAGCGCTGCGCGAACTAAAAATAAAGCCGGGAGCCGTGTACCGACGCGATGACATACTTGAATCGCAGAGACGGCTGTTTGAGTCCGGTTACTTCACGACTTTTCAATTGAGCCCGGCCCCGAATTCTCGCGATAGCCTGAATCCGGAATTCCTACTTAGGGTGAGCGAGAGGAAAAGCGCCTATATGACGCTTCGTCTCGGTGCGGCCCAGTCCGAAGTCCGAGACCTGGTATGGGACGTTTCTGCCGGCGCGGGACAGCGCAACGTGTGGGGAAGCCGGACGATAGAAGGTTCACTCGATCTATCGTTCTCCGCGGGCCAGGATACCCGGCTTCTGGACAATCGCATCCGGGCCAGTTTCCAGGAGCCCTGGTTTGTCGGAACCCGGACTCGCATGGTGCTGGCGCTTGACTATCAGCCCCGTCTCAAAGACCCGGTCAAAGATTTCGACAAGGAATCCTGGGCCGTCTCGGTGGCCTTCTCGCGTTGGTTCGGGCGCAAGCTGCGGGCCAACCTGGGACTGGAGTACCGCAAAGTAAAGCTGTCCGATATCCCCGAGTCGGAGATTCCTCTCGTCAAGGAACAAGAAGGAATATCGGCTCGCCGCAAAGTCTACCTGACCCTGCGCCGTGACAGCCGCGATGATCTATTCGTGCCGAGGCGCGGTTCGGTCACTGAGTTCAGCGGCGATGTCTATGGCGGTTTCCTGCGTGGCGACGCCGACTTTTTCAAACTGCAGGCGAGTTGGTCACGGTATCGGCAAGTGTGGCCCGGCTGGATCGCCGCTACGCGAGTGCGCGGAGCCTGGGCCGAAGCCTATAGCGACACTCGGGCCGTACCTGTTGATCAGGCGCTTTATCTGGGCGGCGCGAGCACGGTCCGAGGGATCGAAGAAAACCGCCTGGGGCCGCTCGACGCCGACGGCGCCCCGCTCGGTGCCAATTATACACTGGTGTTCAACCAGGAATTCCGCTGGAAGACTCTCCAGTTTCTGACGGTCCTGCCGCTGGTAGGCGATCTTATGACCGAGTTCCCTATATGGCAGTCAGTGTTTGTTGACGTCGGGAACGCTTTCCAGCGGGAGCAGGCTATCCGTTTGAACAATTTGGCGGTTGCTTATGGCCTGGGCTTTCAGTTAGTCACCCCGGCCGGCCCGATCCGAGTCGACTACGCCGAGCAGCTTGCCCACGACGATTTTGATTACTCGCACCGTTGGCATTTCACTATATTGTACGCGTTTTAG
- a CDS encoding translocation/assembly module TamB domain-containing protein, which yields MPGWLKWLLWLAAGLLLILAGVYVYIFHLGGLEAYVIREVNRALAEPGNLRVTLERISGNLFSGVTIDGILVEYADSTQAFALASVNQLSAEYDFSELWQGTLHFGSVELSGLELTIAKDSDGRRLLPIPATGTGGGEAPAPFAVDGLRVTSSRVNIVRATDTLHITDVAMTAAVQRDGPTYSLAIQQLSYSSSDSALDLDYLSGRATVTGSNVLFQDFSVQKGQTRLKANGALDIKTMVGEAEVAADGLVLADISRLFGGKLRGEIDANGKVSFAGKKLSGHMNIGGDFLFADFGNLVIDFHFADKVLDLDTLYGTILGNCGIDGTGQVDFRKSPEEYRLDADVRNLDLNQIVPRTFRSDLTGRLALRGESFSNATLVLHLDVNLYESSFDEYPLQRARGAIIVTTDSLTFPTSFSVDYFENRFDVLGSIDYSGEMLLEVEADLANLDRYRDKLFIDQPGGRGRAHAILSGRTADPDLAGRFWSDSLWIYGLYADSAYSEFDIRRFLTGRQGGVDVRLKSGAAWQVPLDSTYAHLSIDSTLVHIDTVAMFNPYASVSARGMLDQGQYPWLLTLDTMSLAVLDRLYHNRSQMLVAIDTVGFDFHNATITQGQTSLSVQRRVNYDESMDLNIAASGIVLAPWLKLLQKNYELDGLLSAEADLSGTLVNPRITLTGLVDSIRFRGEGLGRLTGSARYSDSLVLIDSLVMSSLHGRYRAEGQLYADLAFSTDVEKRLLDLPFDLRVTAADVDSAFRLVPLLLPSVEQIEGEFYADFHLDGTPRRPHLDGHAYLKNGRLKYLDLAEILHTDSASLSMKDNKILINDVRTYVKVEGGRSRAFADLSGDLTVNAIDSFTYNIRVIIPQPFPFTYDLDDIGGIVMDTLFVRGVTPPTVSGRLTMVEGRYLVEFADENAGSPLMMALSGENTWDLDILIEIPANYWIKNQDIDAEFAGYLNIIRENGRYRFVGNLEILRGRGYLFDKTFRISADSARVIFEDVEYPNPRLDIWATTRIPLARTSAGERSYEDLKVHVTGTLDKPEFAFFLQGQEDAPLGYEAIVPLIVANYYGEASSAGAFQERFSQLLSSQFSQIGTRRLGVETFEIDPTYEGYLDLAQTRVTVGKYAGSNLYLWGRSSVEFQQLPEAGFEFRVSRNLLFEGLRDDDPDEGESFRLNLKMHWEFK from the coding sequence ATGCCGGGATGGCTCAAATGGCTGCTCTGGCTGGCGGCCGGGTTACTCCTCATTCTGGCGGGCGTATACGTTTACATTTTCCACCTCGGCGGTTTGGAAGCTTACGTTATCCGGGAGGTCAATCGCGCGCTCGCCGAACCGGGCAACCTTCGCGTGACACTCGAGCGCATAAGCGGCAATCTCTTCAGTGGGGTCACTATTGACGGTATATTGGTTGAGTACGCCGATTCCACCCAGGCGTTCGCGCTGGCGAGTGTCAATCAACTTTCCGCTGAATACGATTTCTCCGAGCTTTGGCAGGGTACCCTGCACTTTGGGTCGGTTGAACTAAGTGGTTTGGAACTGACGATCGCCAAGGACAGCGATGGCCGTCGGCTCCTTCCGATACCGGCCACAGGAACCGGTGGGGGCGAGGCTCCGGCACCGTTTGCCGTCGACGGTCTACGCGTGACCAGCTCGCGGGTGAACATAGTCCGTGCGACAGATACGCTGCACATCACCGATGTGGCGATGACCGCCGCTGTTCAGAGAGACGGCCCGACTTATTCGCTCGCCATTCAGCAGCTCAGCTACAGCTCATCGGACTCAGCTCTCGATCTGGACTATCTTAGTGGCCGCGCCACCGTCACCGGCAGTAACGTACTGTTCCAGGACTTTTCGGTTCAGAAGGGGCAAACGCGCCTGAAAGCAAACGGTGCGCTGGATATCAAAACAATGGTCGGTGAAGCGGAGGTGGCTGCCGACGGGCTGGTTCTGGCAGACATCAGTCGTCTGTTCGGCGGCAAGCTGCGCGGCGAGATTGACGCCAACGGCAAAGTCTCGTTCGCCGGAAAGAAACTAAGCGGCCACATGAATATCGGCGGCGATTTCTTGTTTGCCGATTTTGGCAACCTGGTGATCGATTTTCATTTCGCCGACAAGGTGCTCGATCTCGATACGCTGTACGGCACTATCCTGGGCAACTGCGGGATCGACGGTACCGGGCAGGTCGATTTTCGAAAGTCACCGGAAGAGTATCGCCTCGATGCCGACGTGCGCAATCTCGATCTCAACCAGATCGTGCCGCGGACGTTCCGGTCCGATCTTACCGGGCGGCTGGCACTTCGAGGCGAGTCGTTTTCCAACGCCACGCTGGTGTTGCACCTTGATGTCAACCTGTATGAGTCCTCGTTCGATGAATACCCGCTTCAGCGTGCCAGGGGTGCAATAATAGTCACGACTGATTCGCTGACGTTCCCAACGTCGTTCTCAGTAGACTATTTCGAGAATCGATTCGATGTTCTCGGATCGATAGACTACAGTGGGGAGATGTTGCTCGAGGTGGAGGCGGACCTGGCCAATCTCGATCGCTATCGTGATAAGCTCTTTATCGATCAGCCGGGCGGGCGGGGGAGGGCACACGCAATTCTTTCGGGCCGGACAGCAGACCCCGACCTTGCCGGTCGCTTCTGGTCCGATTCACTCTGGATTTACGGGTTATATGCGGACAGCGCGTACTCGGAGTTTGATATAAGACGCTTTCTCACCGGTCGCCAAGGGGGCGTAGACGTCCGCCTGAAGTCAGGCGCCGCCTGGCAGGTGCCGCTGGACAGCACTTACGCTCACCTCTCAATTGATTCTACGCTCGTGCACATAGACACGGTGGCCATGTTCAACCCCTACGCCAGCGTCAGCGCCCGGGGGATGCTCGACCAGGGGCAGTACCCCTGGCTGCTGACCCTGGATACTATGAGCCTGGCGGTTCTCGATCGGTTGTATCACAACCGGTCGCAGATGCTCGTCGCGATCGACACGGTTGGATTTGATTTTCACAACGCCACGATTACGCAAGGGCAGACTTCTCTTTCGGTGCAGCGCCGGGTCAATTATGACGAGTCGATGGACCTGAACATAGCGGCCTCGGGAATTGTGCTCGCGCCGTGGCTGAAGCTGCTACAGAAGAACTATGAGTTGGATGGGTTGCTCTCGGCTGAAGCCGACTTATCCGGCACCCTCGTGAACCCGCGGATCACTTTGACCGGTCTTGTGGATTCCATCCGGTTCCGGGGCGAGGGACTCGGCCGCCTGACGGGCAGCGCTCGATACAGTGATTCGCTGGTGCTTATAGACAGTCTCGTCATGTCCTCGTTACACGGCCGTTACCGGGCCGAGGGACAGCTCTATGCCGATCTTGCGTTCTCTACCGATGTCGAGAAACGTCTGCTCGATCTGCCGTTTGATCTGAGAGTCACAGCCGCCGATGTTGACAGCGCTTTCCGGCTGGTGCCGCTGCTGCTTCCGTCGGTGGAGCAGATCGAGGGGGAGTTCTATGCCGACTTTCATCTCGACGGCACGCCCAGGCGTCCGCATCTGGACGGCCACGCGTATCTGAAGAACGGCCGCCTCAAGTATCTCGATCTCGCAGAGATACTTCATACCGATTCCGCCTCGCTGAGCATGAAGGACAACAAGATTCTGATCAATGATGTCCGAACCTATGTCAAAGTCGAGGGTGGCCGCAGCCGTGCCTTTGCCGACCTCTCCGGCGATCTGACCGTGAACGCGATCGACAGCTTCACCTATAACATCCGCGTTATCATCCCCCAACCGTTTCCCTTCACCTACGATCTTGACGATATCGGGGGCATCGTGATGGATACGCTCTTTGTTCGCGGTGTGACGCCGCCCACTGTTTCCGGCAGATTGACCATGGTTGAAGGTCGATACCTGGTGGAGTTCGCCGACGAAAACGCCGGTTCGCCGCTGATGATGGCGCTCTCCGGCGAGAATACCTGGGACCTGGATATTCTCATCGAAATACCCGCCAACTACTGGATCAAGAACCAGGACATCGACGCTGAATTCGCGGGGTATTTGAATATCATTAGAGAAAACGGCAGGTATCGCTTCGTAGGCAATCTGGAAATTCTTCGAGGTCGCGGCTATCTGTTCGATAAGACTTTCAGAATCAGCGCCGATTCAGCGCGCGTGATATTCGAAGATGTCGAGTACCCCAATCCCCGTCTCGACATCTGGGCCACCACCCGCATCCCGCTGGCACGTACGTCTGCGGGCGAGCGCAGCTATGAGGATCTCAAGGTGCATGTCACGGGCACGCTGGACAAGCCGGAGTTTGCTTTCTTCCTCCAGGGCCAGGAAGACGCCCCGCTTGGTTACGAAGCAATCGTGCCGCTGATTGTAGCGAATTACTACGGAGAAGCATCGTCAGCCGGTGCCTTCCAGGAGCGATTTTCCCAACTCCTGTCCTCGCAATTCTCGCAGATCGGCACGCGGCGATTGGGAGTGGAGACGTTTGAGATCGACCCGACGTACGAGGGTTATCTCGATCTGGCGCAGACTCGTGTGACGGTAGGCAAATACGCCGGATCCAACTTGTATCTCTGGGGTCGATCATCAGTCGAGTTTCAGCAACTGCCCGAGGCCGGTTTTGAATTTCGTGTCAGCCGAAATCTGCTTTTCGAAGGACTGCGCGACGACGATCCCGATGAAGGGGAGAGCTTCCGTCTCAACTTGAAGATGCACTGGGAGTTCAAGTGA